One Cicer arietinum cultivar CDC Frontier isolate Library 1 chromosome 8, Cicar.CDCFrontier_v2.0, whole genome shotgun sequence DNA segment encodes these proteins:
- the LOC101491313 gene encoding serine acetyltransferase 2, which yields MACLTHNNNNNNNNHYHNWLRNMVTEQRSSFYRLEKVFPVYAMGLPDPDPDFVLNGSDPIWDAVKQEAKLEAEKEPILSSFLYASVLSHECLEQALAFVVANRLQSPTLLATELMDIISNVIMHDKAIQRSIRLDVQAFKDRDPACLSYCSAILYMKGFHCLQTYRVAHALWHQGRKVLALAFQSRVSEVFGVDIHPAAKIGEGILLDHGTGVVIGETAVIGNRVSLMQGVTLGGTGKETGDRHPKVGEGVLIGASSTILGNIKIGDGVMIAAGSLVLKDAPPRSIVAGIPAKVIGGLREHDPSLTMKHDATKPFFSNVAANFRDEKNNGAQNPNRNEVNNT from the exons ATGGCATGTTTAactcacaacaacaacaacaacaacaacaatcacTACCATAATTGGCTCCGCAACATGGTCACCGAACAACGATCCTCTTTCTATCGCCTCGAAAAAGTTTTCCCTGTTTATGCAATGGGATTACCCGACCCGGATCCAGATTTCGTCTTAAACGGTTCTGACCCGATTTGGGATGCTGTTAAACAAGAAGCTAAGCTTGAG GCAGAAAAGGAACCGATATTGAGTAGCTTCTTGTATGCGAGTGTTTTATCGCATGAATGTTTGGAGCAAGCACTTGCTTTTGTTGTTGCTAACCGTCTTCAAAGCCCAACTCTTTTGGCCACTGAATTGATGGATATAATTTCCAATGTTATCATGCATGACAAAGCTATTCAGCGATCCATTCGCCTTGATGTTCAG GCATTTAAGGATCGGGACCCTGCATGTTTGTCATATTGCTCAGCCATTTTGTATATGAAG GGTTTCCATTGTCTGCAAACATATCGAGTAGCGCATGCATTATGGCACCAGGGACGCAAAGTCTTGGCCTTGGCCTTTCAAAGCCGCGTTAGCGAG GTTTTCGGAGTTGACATTCATCCTG CTGCGAAAATTGGGGAGGGAATTTTATTAGATCATGGGACAGGCGTGGTTATTGGTGAAACTGCTGTTATTGGAAACAGAGTTTCATTGATGCAA GGTGTAACATTAGGAGGCACAGGGAAGGAAACAGGTGATCGCCATCCAAAAGTTGGTGAAGGGGTGCTGATTGGAGCTAGTTCAACTATACTCGGAAATATTAAAATTGGCGATGGTGTGATGATCGCTGCTGGCTCCCTTGTGTTAAAAGACGCCCCTCCTCGCAG CATTGTGGCAGGAATACCAGCAAAAGTTATTGGAGGTCTACGGGAGCATGACCCATCTTTAACCATGAAACATG ATGCTACAAAACCATTTTTCTCAAATGTAGCTGCTAACTTTAGAGATGAAAAGAACAATG GTGCACAGAATCCAAATAGAAATGAAGTGAACAACACTTGA